From Camelus bactrianus isolate YW-2024 breed Bactrian camel chromosome 35, ASM4877302v1, whole genome shotgun sequence, a single genomic window includes:
- the LOC141575967 gene encoding ankyrin repeat domain-containing protein 26-like, which yields MNTKLQMAEEYKSSVLKTVPTRPAEKFNNSLEHKWTLTRSRNFRIFSEPSTSTSDCLFRMHKKLENNASREVKEATPKLQSESYRTSLGGSSKESRLIEDMLLKACKEYEEVLKKKYLLYDVTDE from the exons ATGAATACTAAACTTCAGATGGCGGAAGAGTACAAGAGTTCTGTCCTCAAAACTGTTCCTACAAGGCCTGctgaaaaatttaataatagCTTAGAGCACAAATGGACTCTTACTCGAAGTAGAAACTTCAGGATTTTTTCAGAACCTTCAACTAGCACGAGTGATTGCTTGTTCAGG atgCACAAGAAGTTGGAAAATAATGCATCTAGGGAAGTAAAAGAAG ctacTCCTAAACTTCAGTCTGAGTCCTACAGAACTTCTCTTGGAGGATCTTCGAAAGAGTCAAGATTAATTGAAGATATGCTTTTGAAAGCATGTAAAGAATATGAGGAGGTTTTGAAGAAAAAGTATCTGTTATATGATGTAACAGATGAATAG
- the LOC141575966 gene encoding coiled-coil domain-containing protein 144A-like: MNIGAVSLSENAALRGLRESQLPENSSSKEADLDLEMTSKEEQEGLDGSENNQSQDKCVLQACTVKEKKSEGQIRQINLSPVHLQKMPGEPGMNKEQDRKDVPVSSKHSCVEKHEDMWVKKGKLDWKNNTKFITKKLNQKVSKIREKCKITVHRKAESLHDNSELHGDLKELPSNVTNNICYSEEKDAPGASVSVGFQAFPQHEEPSLENVFPSYSKYGSAKYGSQSSSKLYLNENKLTENRKPYTEHVSNKNEEGFYNNRANEVRNRVRLLVEEDQEFDTKRKQKRSQSAPWKSDTGHAPQVKGEENRNKSGELKGSETMCDGNCYKGLTQRRKRGKTDDQQFPALQKGNSDRSSKKTSAKKDKVKEQINSVDGLDDLTLSPESASEDCELLYPNYKNTLRLIERLVLECKDYVTLLKIQNAVHSLRRLIECKESDCELLRGKVKKMENKVNKLQKELLEAREMNSQLERQNVAWERELCSMREKQYNEQVFPKQQLESTVQPLEFELKSRRNKPSQDTMNFEVSDPKDNGEVLPWQLSEAESQFHGPEIELHPRRDALRPMTLVLECVHRDQNQAQCSNKEIEPLYQHKQGKVNKYSGKQASLEERLCELQSENMLLQQQLDVVQNEAKSKKTINIPEPFPDHMSKAMRKQLLMLEDRSKQSINECKCVKDRMYQYETDRAEMQACVRRLQQELTDT, from the exons ATGAATATTGGAGCCGTGTCTCTGTCAGAAAATGCAGCGCTCCGTGGCCTGCGTGAATCACAGCTGCCAGAGAACAGCAGCAGCAAAGAAG CAGACCTAGACTTAGAAATGACATCTAAGGAAGAGCAAGAAGGACTTGATGGAAGTGAAAACAACCAGTCACAg GATAAATGTGTTTTACAAGCATgtactgtgaaagaaaagaaatctgaaggtcAAATCAGGCAGATTAATCTTTCACCTGtgcatctgcaaaaaatgcctggagaaccaggaatgaataaggaacaggacagaaaggacGTACCTGTATCTTCAAAACATTCTTGTGTGGAGAAGCATGAGGACATGTGGGTCAAAAAAGGCAAATTAGActggaaaaataatacaaaatttatcACAAAGAAGTTAAATCAGAAAGTCAGTAAAATCCgtgaaaaatgcaaaattactGTTCATCGTAAGGCAGAGTCACTACATGACAACTCTGAACTACATGGTGACTTAAAGGAACTACCTTCCAATGTGACAAATAATATATGTTATTCTGAGGAAAAAGATGCACCTGGAGCCTCCGTCTCTGTAGGATTCCAGGCTTTCCCTCAACACGAAGAGCCCAgtcttgaaaatgtttttccatCTTACTCCAAGTATGGTTCAGCAAAGTATGGCAGCCAGTCATcttcaaaactttatttaaatgaaaataagttaaCTGAAAATCGTAAACCATACACTGAACATGTTTCTAATAAAAATGAGGAGGGTTTTTATAACAATAGAGCAAATGAAGTAAGGAACCGAGTCCGACTTCTGGTGGAAGAAGACCAAGAATTTGATacgaaaagaaaacagaaaaggagccAGAGTGCTCCCTGGAAATCAGACACTGGACACGCACCTCAG GTTAAAGGAGAAGAGAACAGGAACAAAAGTGGTGAACTGAAAGGATCAGAAACCATGTGTGATGGCAACTGTTATAAAGGACTAACTCAgcggaggaagaggggaaaaactgATGATCAGCAGTTTCCTGCTCtgcagaaaggaaattctgatag gtcttcaAAGAAAACATCTGCTAAAAAGGACAAG gtcAAAGAGCAGATAAATTCTGTGGATGGCCTCGATGACTTAACTCTGTCACCGGAATCAGCTTCCGAGGACTGCGAGTTGCTTTACCCTAATTATAAGAACACCCTGAGGCTAATCGAACGACTTGTCCTGGAGTGTAAAG ATTATGTTACCTTATTGAAAATTCAGAATGCAGTTCATTCACTCAGAAGATTAATAGAATGTAAAGAATCTGACTGTGAACTACTTagaggaaaagttaaaaaaatggaaaataaggttAACAAGCTACAAAAAGAGCTTTTGGAAGCAAGAGAAATGAATTCACAGTTAGAACGTCAAAATGTGGCATGGGAACGAGAGCTCTGCAGTATGAG ggAGAAACAATACAATGAACAAGTTTTCCCAAAACAGCAACTTGAAAGCACTGTCCAACCACTAGAATTTGAACTGAAGAGCAGAAGGAATAAACCGAGTCAG GACACAATGAATTTTGAGGTGTCTGACCCAAAAGATAATGGCGAGGTGCTTCCTTGGCAACTTTCTGAAGCTGAAAGTCAATTTCATGGCCCAGAAATTGAGCTACATCCCAGGAGAGATGCTCTTAGGCCAATGACGTTGGTATTAGAATGTGTGCATAGAGACCAAAACCAAGCCCAGTGTTCAAACAAGGAAATTGAACCCTTGTATCAGCACAAACAAGGGAAAGTCAATAAATACTCTGGAAAGCAGGCATCCTTGGAGGAGAGATTGTGTGAACTACAAAGTGAAAACATGTTGCTTCAACAGCAACTGGATGTTGTTCAAAATGAAgccaaaagtaaaaagacaattaATATCCCAGAGCCGTTTCCAGATCATATGAGTAAAGCCATGCGTAAACAACTTCTGATGCTGGAGGACAGAAGCAAGCAATCAATCAATGAATGCAAATGTGTAAAAGACAGAATGTATCAGTATGAAACTGACAGAGCAGAAATGCAA GCCTGTGTGAGACGGCTTCAACAAGAACTGACTGACACCTGA